Proteins encoded within one genomic window of Microcebus murinus isolate Inina chromosome 8, M.murinus_Inina_mat1.0, whole genome shotgun sequence:
- the GPR148 gene encoding LOW QUALITY PROTEIN: putative G-protein coupled receptor 148 (The sequence of the model RefSeq protein was modified relative to this genomic sequence to represent the inferred CDS: inserted 4 bases in 4 codons; deleted 1 base in 1 codon), with protein sequence MEGKLAPCFLGTTAWSAPAQLASNIPCMPQVASNTSLDLRELRVPSCVLHSLCLPSSLLAMATLALRPXLLVTILQSQQLQQDPHYLLLANILLSDLACLLLHTLISYSSLSGWXLGRTSRSSVTDAVFTTQTSTILSLTATVLHTHLAVAHPLRYLSFVSCGEVWKAVALIWLVAFFFPTFLLWFSKWQDVQQEERGISCILLMSLSTQGCAPLLTITHISILCLLFLCMALIAYCFXEIYAEARTSDICTKGYSLARGTLLMHSVLITLCMSTGVMFSLDVMLTKYHHIGARTHKWLLVANSEVLMMLPRAMLPYLYLLRYRQLLGXFRALFSSRRHKAIFTTSQSFQVHNLGG encoded by the exons ATGGAGGGCAAGCTGGCACCCTGCTTTCTGGGCACTACAGCCTGGTCAGCCCCGGCCCAGCTTGCCAGCAATATACCCTGCATGCCCCAGGTAGCCAGCAACACCTCCCTGGACCTCAGGGAGCTCAGAGTGCCCAGCTGCGTGCTGCACTCACTCTGCCTTCCCTCGAGCCTGCTGGCTATGGCCACACTGGCCCTGAGAC TGCTGCTGGTGACCATACTGCAGAGCCAGCAACTACAACAGGACCCCCACTACCTGCTGCTGGCCAACATCCTGCTCTCAGATCTGGCCTGCCTTCTCCTCCACACACTCATTTCCTATAGCAGCCTGAGTGGCT ATCTGGGCCGCACTTCCCGCAGCAGCGTCACAGACGCGGTCTTCACCACCCAGACCAGCACCATCCTGTCGCTCACAGCCACCGTACTGCACACCCACCTGGCAGTTGCTCATCCTCTGCGCTACCTCTCCTTCGTGTCCTGTGGGGAGGTCTGGAAGGCAGTGGCCCTCATCTGGCTggtggct tttttctttcccacgTTTCTCCTTTGGTTCAGCAAGTGGCAGGATGTCCAGCAGGAGGAGCGTGGGATCTCGTGCATCTTGCTGATGAGCCTGAGCACGCAGGGCTGTGCCCCCCTCCTCACCATCACCCACATTTCCATCTTGTGCCTTCTCTTCCTCTGCATGGCTCTCATTGCCTACTGCT CGGAGATCTATGCAGAGGCCAGGACATCAGACATCTGCACGAAGGGCTATTCCCTGGCCAGGGGCACCCTGCTTATGCACTCAGTGCTGATCACACTGTGCATGAGCACAGGGGTGATGTTCTCCCTGGATGTCATGCTGACCAAGTACCACCACATTGGTGCCAGGACTCACAAATGGCTCCTGGTGGCCAACAGCGAGGTGCTCATGATGCTTCCCCGAGCCATGCTCCCATACCTGTACCTGCTCCGCTACCGGCAGCTGCTGG TGTTCAGGGCCCTCTTCTCATCCAGGAGGCACAAGGCAATCTTTACCACGTCCCAGAGCTTCCAAGTGcacaatttgggaggctga